Proteins from one Megalops cyprinoides isolate fMegCyp1 chromosome 11, fMegCyp1.pri, whole genome shotgun sequence genomic window:
- the LOC118785808 gene encoding serine-rich adhesin for platelets-like, whose translation MLGEKDVLFYYEVINIITNNKNNSIHKSCSYYFHNNIDHKCSNNISNKVILFSYYINFCNNFINISNYCWSHIPNHHRYFYIHYNYHCSSNNCYYFYFHKLSHYSTNHIPVNNDHHSTDVSTTTSPSTSQTTSFSSTMSSPTKTTSATSSSTPTTTNSATSSSTSSSPTTTTSATSSSTSPSPTTTTSATSSSTSQTTSTTPSSSAALTTSTTSTTTSPTTSQTTTFSSPTMSSPTTTTSATSSSTSPSPTTTTSATFSSTSQTTSTTSSSTAALTTSTTSTTTSPTTSQTMTFSSPTMSSPTTTTSATSSSTSQTTSTTPASSAALTTSTTTSITTAPTTSQTTSFSSPTTSITSLSTTTTSATSSSTSSSPTTTTSATSSSTSQTTSTTPSSPAALTISTTTNTTSPTTSQTTTFSSPTMSSPTTTTSATSSSTSPSPTTTTSATSSSTSPSPTTTTSATSSSTSPSPTTTTSATSSSTSQTTSTTTSTTAAITTSTSTTTSPTKSQTTTFSSPTMSSPTTTTSSTSSSTSSSPTTTTSATSSSTSQTTSTTPSSTAAHTTSTTTSITTAPTTSQTTTFSSPTMSSPTTTSATFSSTSQTTSTTSSSTAALTTSTTSTTTSPTTSQQTTSFSSPTTSITSLTSTTSITTAPTTSQTTSTTPSSTAALTTSTTSTTTSPTTSQTTTFSSPTMSSPTTTTSATSSSTSPSPTTTTSATSSSTSPSPTTTTSATSSSTSQTTSTTPSTTDALTTSTSTTMSPTTSQTTTFSSSTMSSPTTTSATSSSTSQTTSTTTSSSAALTTSTTSTTTSPTTSQTTTFSSPTMSSPTTTTSATSSSTSSSPATTTSATSSSTSPSPTTTTSATSSSTSQTTSTTPSTTAAITTSTSTTTSPTTSQTTTFSSPTMSSPTTTTSSTSSSTSSSPTTATSATSSSTSQTTSTTPSNTAALTTSTTSTTTSPTTSRTTTFSSPTMSSPTTTTSATSSSTSSSPTTTTSATSSSTSPSPTTTTSATFSSTSQTTSTTSSSTAALTTSTTSTTTSPTTSQTTTFSSPTMSSPTTTTSATSSSTSPSPTTTTSATFSSTSQTTSTTPSSTASLTTSTTSTTTSPTTSQTTTFSSPTMSSPTTTTSATSSSTSPSPTTTTSATFSSTSQTTSTTSSSTAALTTSTTSTTTSSSTSSSPTTTTSATSSSTSQTTSTSSPTMSSPTTTTSSTSSSSTSSSPTTTTSATSSPTTTTSATFSSTSQTTSTTPSSTSCSTYYFHNN comes from the exons GATGTCCTCTTCTACTACGAGGtcatcaacatcatcaccaacaacaaaaacaactccATCCACAAAAGCTGCtcttactacttccacaacaacattgATCACAaatgctccaacaacatctcaaacaaggtcattctcttctcctactacaTCAA CTTCTGCAACaacttcatcaacatctccaacTACTGCTGGAGTCACATCCCCAACCACCACAGATATTTCTACATCCATTACAACTACCACTGCTCCTCCAACAATTGCTACTATTTCTACTTCCACAAGCTCTCCCACTACTCTACCAACCACATCCCTGTCAACAATGACCACCACAGCACCGACGTC tctaccactacttctccatcaacatctcaaacaacatcattc TCatctactatgtcatctccgacaaaaacaacttctgcaacatcttcatcaaca ccgacaacaacaaattctgcaacatcttcatcaacgtcttcatctccaacaactacaacttctgcaacatcttcatcaacgtctccatctccaactacaacaacttctgcaacatcttcatcaacatctcaaacaacatctacaaccccatcaagttctgcagcacttactacttccacaacatctaccactacgtctccaacaacatctcaaacaacgacattctcttctcctactatgtcatctccaacaacaacaacttctgcaacatcttcatcaacatctccatctccaactacaacaacttctgcaacattttcatcaacatctcaaacaacatccacaacctcatcaagtactgcagcacttactacttccacaacatctaccactacttctccaacaacatctcaaacaatgacattctcttctcctactatgtcatcaccaacaacaacaacatcggcaacatcttcatcaacatctcaaacaacatccacaaccccagcaagttctgctgcacttactacttccacaacaacatcgatcacaactgctccaacaacatctcaaacaacatcattctcttctcctactacgtcaattacttcattatcaactacaacaacttctgcaacatcttcatcaacgtcttcatctccaactacaacaacttctgcaacatcttcatcaacatctcaaacaacatccacaaccccatcaagtcCTGCAGCACTTACTATTTCCACAACAACTAACACTACTTCTCCAAccacatctcaaacaacgacattctcttctcctactatgtcatccccaacaactacaacttctgcaacatcttcatcaacatctccatctccaactacaacaacttctgcaacatcttcatcaacgtctccatctccaactacaacaacttctgcaacatcttcatcaacgtctccatctccaactacaacaacttctgcaacatcttcatcaacgtctcaaaccacatccacaactacttcaactactgccgcaattactacttccacatctaccactacttctccaacaaaatctcaaacaacaacattctcttctcctactatgtcatctccaacaactacaacttcgtcaacatcttcatcaacgtcttcatctccaactacaacaacttctgcaacatcttcatcaacatctcaaacaacatccacaaccccatcaagtactgctgcacatactacttccacaacaacatcgatcacaactgctccaacaacatctcaaacaacgacattctcttctcctactatgtcatctccaacaacaacttctgcaacattttcatcaacatctcaaacaacatccacaacctcatcaagtactgcagcacttactacttccacaacatctaccactacttctccaacaacatctcaa caaacaacatcattctcttctcctactacgtcaattacttcatta acttccacaacatcgatcacaactgctccaacaacatctcaaacaaca tccacaaccccatcaagtactgcagcacttactacttccacaacatctaccactacttctccaacaacatctcaaacaacgacattctcttctcctactatgtcatccccaacaactacaacttctgcaacatcttcatcaacatctccatctccaactacaacaacttctgcaacatcttcatcaacgtctccatctccaactacaacaacttctgcaacatcttcatcaacgtctcaaaccacatccacaactccttcaactactgacgcacttactacttccacatctaccactatgtctccaacaacatctcaaacaacgacattctcttcttctactatgtcatctccgacaacaacttctgcaacatcttcatcaacatctcaaacaacatctacaaccacatcaagttctgcagcacttactacttccacaacatctaccactacttctccaacaacatctcaaacaacgacattctcttctcctactatgtcatctccgacaacaacaacttctgcaacatcttcatcaacgtcttcatctccagcaactacaacttctgcaacatcttcatcaacgtctccatctccaactacaacaacttctgcaacatcttcatcaacgtctcaaaccacatccacaactccttcaactactgccgcaattactacttccacatctaccactacttctccaacaacatctcaaacaacaacattctcttctcctactatgtcatctccaacaactacaacttcctcaacatcttcatcaacgtcttcatctccaactacagcaacttctgcaacatcttcatcaacatctcaaacaacatctacaaccccatcaaatactgcagcacttactacttccacaacatctaccactacttctccaacaacatctcgaacaacgacattctcttctcctactatgtcatccccgacaacaacaacttctgcaacatcttcatcaacgtcttcatctccaactacaacaacttctgcaacatcttcatcaacatctccatctccaactacaacaacttctgcaacattttcatcaacatctcaaacaacatccacaacctcatcaagtactgcagcacttactacttccacaacatctaccactacttctccaacaacatctcaaacaacgacattctcttctcctactatgtcatctccaacaacaacaacttctgcaacatcttcatcaacatctccatctccaactacaacaacttctgcaacattttcatcaacatctcaaacaacatctacaaccccatcaagtactgcatcacttactacttccacaacatctaccactacgtctccaacaacatctcaaacaacgacattctcttctcctactatgtcatctccaacaacaacaacttctgcaacatcttcatcaacatctccatctccaactacaacaacttctgcaacattttcatcaacatctcaaacaacatccacaacctcatcaagtactgcagcacttactacttccacaacatctaccact